The following coding sequences lie in one Arabidopsis thaliana chromosome 3, partial sequence genomic window:
- a CDS encoding myosin-binding protein (Protein of unknown function, DUF593) (Protein of unknown function, DUF593; CONTAINS InterPro DOMAIN/s: Protein of unknown function DUF593 (InterPro:IPR007656); BEST Arabidopsis thaliana protein match is: Protein of unknown function, DUF593 (TAIR:AT5G06560.1); Has 35333 Blast hits to 34131 proteins in 2444 species: Archae - 798; Bacteria - 22429; Metazoa - 974; Fungi - 991; Plants - 531; Viruses - 0; Other Eukaryotes - 9610 (source: NCBI BLink).) has protein sequence MESPIKCCDCGCDCCSSSPGSWIRSVKKRRHDELQTEKRFSIPELDDLDMFSNPRVQIENECELLRETVSNQQQTIQDLYHELEQERIASSTAADETVKMIQTLEREKAKIDLELKQLQRSVDETLNYENQEIEALENMVYQRDQTIQALTFETQAYKHRMMSFGLTEAEADGERSLLSRNPSMIDFSSEYDCPTQDYPPLKCNINENQDPLEADIYVADDENYPPADSPHGRVHLKTLDRRLSQMETNPSFTQLNRGRDVSEKGMVGESPRRQRHFRRISPTGSSSSHLGASKELRPDVFVDSPRSQSYSSKKMEDVSYTENNNAKDDLSEIGDDMSDRVYTIDSVHHSSVAHSGGVAEQKIEDGASDGNVVFPREHTDLGDPDITKLYMRLQALEADRESMKHALLSMRTEKAQMVLLKEIAQHLSKEVVPQRRLPLRKASIAGPLTFTPVFKWITSFVSWKRKARRSKYMYGMSGNNIGLQMLLEKVPRSRKWRCLRSTQV, from the exons ATGGAATCTCCGATCAAATGTTGCGACTGTGGATGCGATTGTTGTTCTTCCTCCCCTGGTTCATGGATTCGATctgtgaagaagagaagacacGACGAATTACAGACCGAGAAACGATTCTCGATACCGGAGCTGGACGACCTAGACATGTTCTCTAATCCTAGAGTCCAAATTGAGAACGAATGTGAATTACTACGCGAGACTGTTAGCAATCAACAGCAAACGATTCAGGATTTGTATCATGAGCTTGAGCAAGAGCGTATTGCTTCATCAACTGCTGCAGATGAAACAGTAAAGATGATTCAGACGTTGGAGCgtgaaaaagcaaaaatcGACTTGGAACTGAAACAGCTTCAGCGTAGTGTTGACGAAACATTGAATTATGAAAACCAAGAGATTGAGGCATTGGAAAATATGGTTTATCAAAGGGATCAGACGATTCAGGCTCTTACGTTTGAAACTCAGGCTTATAAGCACAGAATGATGAGTTTTGGGCTAACCGAAGCAGAAGCTGATGGTGAGAGGAGCTTGCTTAGTCGTAACCCGAGCATGATCGACTTTAGTTCTGAATATGACTGCCCTACACAAGATTACCCTCCTCTTAAATGCAATATTAATGAGAACCAAGACCCTCTTGAGGCTGATATCTATGTTGCAGATGATGAGAACTATCCACCAGCTGATTCTCCTCATGGGAGAGTACATTTAAAGACTTTGGATCGAAGACTCAGCCAGATGGAGACGAATCCTAGCTTTACTCAGTTGAATAGAGGGAGGGATGTTTCAGAGAAGGGGATGGTTGGTGAGAGTCCTAGGCGTCAAAGACATTTTAGGAGGATTTCCCCTACTGGTTCATCAAGTTCACACTTGGGAGCATCTAAAGAACTAAGACCtgatgtttttgttgattccCCGAGGTCCCAAAGCTACAGCtctaagaaaatggaagatgtCTCGTATACAGAGAATAATAATGCTAAAGATGACTTGTCGGAAATAGGAGATGACATGAGTGATAGAGTTTATACCATTGATTCTGTTCATCACAGCAGTGTGGCTCATAGTGGCGGTGTAGCGGAGCAGAAGATTGAGGATGGTGCTTCTGATGGCAATGTTGTTTTCCCGAGAGAACACACGGATCTTGGTGATCCTGATATAACGAAACTCTACATGAGGCTTCAAGCACTGGAGGCTGACAGGGAATCAATGAAACATGCGCTTCTCTCTATGAGGACTGAAAAGGCTCAAATGGTACTGTTGAAAGAAATTGCTCAACACTTGTCAAAGGAAGTTGTCCCTCAACGGAGATTGCCTCTACGTAAAGCATCTATTGCTGGGCCATTGACTTTTACGCCGGTCTTTAAG TGGATCACATCTTTTGTTTCCTGGAAAAGAAAGGCTCGTCGAAGCAA ATACATGTATGGGATGTCAGGAAACAACATCGGCTTGCAAATGCTTCTAGAAAAAGTCCCTCGGTCAAGGAAATGGCGATGTCTTAGGAGCACGCAAGTGTGA
- a CDS encoding Endoribonuclease/protein kinase IRE1-like protein (Endoribonuclease/protein kinase IRE1-like; FUNCTIONS IN: endoribonuclease activity, producing 5'-phosphomonoesters, protein kinase activity, kinase activity, ATP binding; INVOLVED IN: protein amino acid phosphorylation, mRNA processing; LOCATED IN: endomembrane system; CONTAINS InterPro DOMAIN/s: Protein kinase, catalytic domain (InterPro:IPR000719), KEN domain, ribonuclease activator (InterPro:IPR010513), PUG domain (InterPro:IPR006567), Serine/threonine-protein kinase-like domain (InterPro:IPR017442), Protein kinase-like domain (InterPro:IPR011009); BEST Arabidopsis thaliana protein match is: Endoribonuclease/protein kinase IRE1-like (TAIR:AT2G17520.1); Has 43296 Blast hits to 42939 proteins in 2046 species: Archae - 74; Bacteria - 4886; Metazoa - 17147; Fungi - 4251; Plants - 8096; Viruses - 78; Other Eukaryotes - 8764 (source: NCBI BLink).): protein MWLLAISLVGLLVVVVCVFLRFSKDKGLDGIVNEKKRDKNSAPRVSASGEDGTKNEQVEKKSDPSGGLGEENEKTNSESKVLSVPSDQNINKTLPVMLPSLELRKYDENETPGKVVNRRLLVSTNEMKYGRNGYEVFQGVYGRRSSVAVKCLDLAHTTEAFIQNEIDNHCLCDDHSNIIRFHGLEQDQSFAYICLEPWKCSLDDLIKLSVRRTKRDTQAVAPVDDLEKVMKRIKFWKEKGKPLPLTPMLKLMRDVVCGLAHLHKLKTIHRNLNPQNVLIIVKDMTLTAKISDMSLSKHLGGKKSSYKHLATCSGSSGWQAPEQLNKDKKKKEDFPADMFNFGCLLHYAVMGTHPFGSPSERDTNIKTNNKTNLSLVTNLEAINLIEQLLNYKPDLRPSATQVLLHPLFWDSEKRLFFLREASDRIELDITMWGDLNKTIAPRVLGESKDWASKLGKTFITHIENLAQAQPGQESRQYNRSYKYWSLRHLLRLIRNILSHHREILDDPKIKEMVGKVPEGLDIFFTARFPNLMMEIYAFISMHCKGEEAFEKYFN from the exons atgtGGTTATTGGCCATCTCTCTTGTGggtcttcttgttgttgtggtCTGTGTCTTCCTGAGGTTTTCGAAAGACAAAGGTTTGGATGGTATTgtaaatgagaagaagagagataaaaaTTCAGCTCCTCGTGTCTCAGCATCAGGAGAGGATGGTACTAAAAATGAGCAGGTAGAGAAGAAGTCAGATCCTAGTGGAGGATTAGGAGAGGAAaacgagaaaacaaattcagaGTCAAAAGTCTTATCAGTTCCTTCAGACCAGAATATAAACAAGACGTTACCTGTAATGTTACCATCACTAGAACTCCGTAAATACGACGAGAACGAAACCCCTGGGAAAGTGGTTAATCGTAGGTTGTTAGTATCAActaatgaaatgaaatatgGAAGAAATGGCTATGAGGTGTTTCAGGGTGTTTATGGACGAAGAAGTTCAGTGGCCGTGAAATGTCTTGATCTAGCCCATACTACGGAGGCTTTTATTCAGAACGAGATTGACAATCACTGTTTATGTGACGATCACTCAAATATAATTAGGTTTCATGGTTTGGAGCAAGACCAAAGTTTTGCTTACATTTGTCTAGAGCCTTGGAAATGCAGTTTAGAtgatctaataaaattatctgTCAGAAGAACAAAGAGGGATACTCAAGCGGTAGCTCCAGTGGATGATTTGGAAAAAGTTatgaaaagaatcaaattctgGAAAGAAAAGGGGAAGCCATTACCTCTAACTCCAATGCTAAAACTAATGAG GGATGTAGTTTGTGGGCTTGCCCACTTGCACAAGTTGAAAACAATTCACCGGAACTTGAACCCACAAAATGTGCTAATAATAGTGAAAGATATGACTTTGACTGCCAAGATATCCGATATGAGCTTAAGCAAGCATCTCGGTGGGAAAAAGTCATCATATAAACACCTTGCAACAT GTTCTGGTAGTTCAGGATGGCAAGCACCGGAGCAGCttaacaaagataagaaaaaaaaggaggaTTTTCCAGCTGACATGTTTAACTTTGGCTGTCTCCTGCATTACGCCGTAATGGGAACACATCCTTTTGGAAGTCCTAGTGAGCGTGATACTAACATCAAGACCAACAATAAAACCAACCTCTCGCTCGTAACGAACCTTGAAGCCATAAACCTCATCGAGCAGTTGCTTAACTACAAACCTGATTTACG tccTAGTGCAACTCAGGTGCTTCTCCATCCTCTGTTTTGGGACTCCGAAAAGAGGCTTTTTTTCCTTCGGGAGGCTAGTGATCGAATTGAGCTTGATATTACAATGTGGGGCGATCTGAATAAAACAATAGCTCCAAGAGTTTTAGGAGAGAGTAAGGACTGGGCTAGTAAGCTAGGTAAGACCTTCATAACTCACATAGAAAATTTAGCACAAGCCCAACCAGGCCAAGAATCCAGACAGTATAATCGTAGTTACAAGTATTGGAGCCTTCGCCACTTATTAAGATTGATAAGAAACATCCTGAGTCACCACAGAGAGATACTTGATGATCCAAAAATTAAG GAAATGGTGGGAAAGGTTCCTGAAGGATTGGATATCTTCTTTACTGCTCGTTTCCCGAATTTGATGATGGAAATCTACGCATTCATCTCTATGCACTGCAAGGGAGAAGAAGCGTTCGAGAAGTACTTCAACTAG
- a CDS encoding sterile alpha motif (SAM) domain protein (BEST Arabidopsis thaliana protein match is: Sterile alpha motif (SAM) domain-containing protein (TAIR:AT3G11890.2); Has 52 Blast hits to 14 proteins in 3 species: Archae - 0; Bacteria - 1; Metazoa - 0; Fungi - 0; Plants - 51; Viruses - 0; Other Eukaryotes - 0 (source: NCBI BLink).), whose translation MGTVDIFNGYKMYKWGEARSKRGEEIATMDVIIRQLELSKAGPSKLGFDGEEDAWVFVKKQRLFIVSPSLPLPQQQHFTLEKPAISPQLEAGFRESMEVTQDSTFVHTVVPSLPLPEHFIRHKPETSESQAELRDVLADPHKTTHKPASSQSQVEFRDVMEDTHGTTPLQTEMSSLPLPQHFVLQKPAGTSQSKADTRKATLVHTVMPSLPVPEHYILQFVFNNISEKNMIYEFLISFLFQTFKYYLQYDKD comes from the exons ATGGGAACTGTGGATATTTTCAATGGCTACAAGATGTATAAGTGGGGTGAGGCGAGATCTAAACGCGGTGAGGAGATAGCGACGATGgat GTTATAATTAGACAGTTGGAACTGAGCAAGGCTGGTCCTTCCAAGTTAGGatttgatggagaagaagacgcTTGGGTCTTTGTTAAAAAGCAGAGACTCTTCATTGTCTCGCCTTCTCTTCCACTTCCTCAACAACAGCATTTCACTTTGGAGAAACCTGCAATATCTCCTCAATTAGAAGCTGGGTTTAGAGAAAGCATGGAGGTTACGCAAGATAGTACCTTTGTTCACACTGTGGtgccttctcttcctctgcctGAACATTTCATTAGGCATAAGCCTGAAACTTCTGAGTCTCAAGCTGAATTAAGAGACGTTCTTGCGGATCCGCACAAAACTACTCAT AAGCCTGCGTCTTCTCAGTCACAAGTTGAGTTCAGAGACGTCATGGAGGATACGCATGGAACTACTCCTCTTCAAACAGAGATGTCTTCTCTTCCATTACCTCAACACTTCGTTCTGCAGAAGCCTGCTGGAACTTCTCAGTCAAAAGCGGATACACGCAAAGCTACTCTTGTTCACACGGTGATGCCTTCTCTTCCTGTACCTGAACATTACATTctgcaatttgtttttaataatataagtgAAAAGAATATGATATATGAATTCcttatatcttttttgtttcaaactttcaagTATTATCTGCAATACGATAAAGACTAA